From Pseudomonas sp. B21-028, one genomic window encodes:
- a CDS encoding BON domain-containing protein: protein MTPNRLGLLALTLCLGISGCTSVVNASREKPIEDDRGTRTFGSKIDDSLIETKVGVNIAKADPDLDNNSHIVVTSFNGVVLLAGQTPREDLKAKAEQEASAVQRVKTVHNELQVLQPSSLLARQNDAWLTTKIKTQMLTDASIPGSRIKVVTENGIVYLLGLLTKKEAAQATNLVQGVSGVQKIVKLFEYID from the coding sequence ATGACCCCTAATCGCCTGGGCCTTCTGGCCCTGACCTTGTGCCTCGGCATCAGCGGCTGCACATCGGTGGTTAATGCCAGCCGGGAAAAGCCGATCGAAGACGACCGCGGCACTCGCACCTTCGGCAGCAAGATCGACGACTCCCTGATCGAAACCAAAGTCGGTGTGAACATCGCCAAGGCCGACCCGGACCTGGACAATAATTCGCACATCGTCGTTACCAGCTTCAACGGCGTCGTGCTATTGGCCGGCCAGACCCCACGGGAAGACCTCAAGGCCAAGGCCGAGCAGGAGGCCAGCGCCGTACAACGGGTCAAAACCGTGCATAACGAATTGCAGGTCCTGCAACCGTCCTCGTTGCTGGCGCGGCAGAACGATGCCTGGCTGACCACCAAGATCAAGACCCAGATGCTGACCGATGCGAGCATTCCTGGTTCGCGCATCAAGGTTGTGACCGAGAATGGCATCGTTTACCTGCTGGGGCTGCTGACCAAGAAAGAGGCTGCCCAGGCGACCAATCTGGTGCAAGGGGTGTCTGGGGTGCAGAAGATCGTGAAGTTGTTTGAGTATATTGACTGA
- a CDS encoding ClpXP protease specificity-enhancing factor produces MNSSRPYLVRALYEWIVDNDCTPHMLVNAEYPSVQVPQGFANDGQIVLNVSPAAVRHLHMDNDAVSFEGRFGGVPHTLYVPIASILGIYARENGQGMVFELEAPLDGEEEYEVDDDLPPPDDEPPRPSGRPSLKVVK; encoded by the coding sequence ATGAACTCCAGTCGACCTTATCTGGTCCGCGCGCTCTATGAGTGGATTGTGGACAACGATTGCACCCCGCACATGCTGGTCAATGCCGAGTATCCATCGGTACAGGTGCCGCAGGGGTTTGCCAATGACGGGCAGATTGTCCTGAACGTTTCGCCGGCCGCCGTGCGCCATCTGCACATGGATAACGATGCCGTGAGCTTTGAAGGCCGCTTCGGTGGCGTGCCTCATACGCTGTATGTGCCTATCGCCTCGATCCTGGGGATTTATGCCCGGGAGAATGGGCAGGGTATGGTGTTTGAGCTGGAAGCGCCGCTGGATGGCGAGGAAGAGTACGAGGTGGATGATGATTTGCCGCCACCGGATGATGAGCCGCCGCGGCCTAGTGGTCGGCCTAGTCTTAAGGTGGTGAAGTAG
- a CDS encoding IS110 family transposase, whose amino-acid sequence MNKVAVVAIDLGKLTFHVHEQDDQGHPLLRKKFKRVELLQHLANLEPCIVVMEACGGAHFMAQEVAKFGHSPKLIAPHLVRPYVKSNKNDFADAEAICEAASRPTMRFVPVKNQAQQALAMLNSVRDSFIKDRTATVNRIHAAFLEVGVSLTPGYKSLKDIPALLEASSFHGLIRKLLADLYEHYLYLNLRIKALDKEVDCQAAGDDLASRLMTMPCVGPITSSVLAAEVGDGKQFKCGRDFSASIGLVPKQHSTGGRTVLLGISKRGDRNQRRLFVQCAQTYVNRLDRQEGKLADWVRKLLASHRHRNLVVCALANKLARIAWSIAANHTVFDAGPSAMNA is encoded by the coding sequence ATGAACAAAGTAGCCGTTGTCGCCATCGACCTTGGAAAGCTCACCTTTCACGTACATGAGCAAGATGATCAGGGGCATCCACTTCTGCGCAAAAAGTTTAAGCGAGTGGAGCTCCTCCAGCATCTAGCAAATCTCGAACCGTGCATCGTCGTGATGGAAGCCTGTGGTGGGGCCCATTTCATGGCGCAAGAAGTCGCCAAGTTTGGGCATTCTCCCAAACTGATAGCGCCTCATCTCGTACGTCCTTATGTGAAAAGCAACAAAAACGATTTCGCCGATGCCGAGGCAATCTGCGAGGCCGCCAGTCGTCCCACGATGCGCTTTGTACCGGTTAAAAACCAAGCTCAGCAGGCTTTGGCGATGCTCAACTCGGTGCGCGACTCGTTCATTAAGGATCGCACGGCGACCGTCAATCGGATCCATGCAGCGTTTCTGGAAGTCGGCGTCAGCCTGACTCCAGGCTACAAATCGCTCAAGGACATACCAGCCCTGTTGGAGGCAAGTTCATTTCATGGGCTCATCCGCAAACTCCTGGCGGACTTGTACGAGCATTACCTCTACCTCAATCTGCGTATCAAGGCGTTAGACAAGGAGGTCGACTGCCAGGCCGCTGGAGATGATCTGGCCTCCCGCCTGATGACAATGCCGTGCGTGGGTCCGATCACCTCCAGCGTCCTGGCTGCCGAAGTGGGCGACGGTAAGCAGTTCAAATGTGGTCGAGACTTCTCAGCGTCAATTGGACTGGTCCCCAAACAACACTCAACGGGCGGACGGACGGTACTTTTGGGCATCAGCAAGCGTGGCGATCGAAATCAAAGGCGCCTGTTCGTCCAGTGTGCCCAGACGTATGTGAACAGGCTGGATCGACAGGAAGGGAAGCTGGCCGATTGGGTTCGCAAGCTCCTGGCCAGCCACCGTCACCGCAACCTTGTGGTCTGCGCACTGGCCAACAAGTTAGCCAGGATCGCTTGGTCAATTGCGGCAAACCATACGGTATTCGATGCAGGGCCAAGCGCGATGAACGCCTGA
- a CDS encoding glutathione S-transferase N-terminal domain-containing protein, with the protein MGVTNRLACYSDPADHYSHRVRIVLAEKGVSAEIIYVEAGRQPPKLIEVNPYGSLPTLVDRDLALWESTVVMEYLDERYPHPPLLPVYPVARANSRLLIHRIQRDWCGLVDLILDPRTKEPARVVARKELRESLTGVSPLFIDKPFFLSEEQSLVDCCLLPILWRLPILGIELPRPAKPLLDYMERQFARETFQASLSGVERDMR; encoded by the coding sequence ATGGGCGTGACCAATCGGTTGGCCTGTTACTCCGACCCCGCCGACCACTATTCCCACCGGGTACGTATCGTACTGGCAGAAAAGGGTGTCAGCGCCGAGATCATCTACGTCGAGGCTGGCCGTCAGCCGCCGAAGCTGATCGAGGTGAACCCCTACGGCAGCCTGCCCACGCTGGTCGATCGTGACCTGGCATTGTGGGAGTCGACGGTGGTGATGGAATACCTGGATGAGCGTTATCCGCATCCGCCTTTGCTGCCGGTATACCCTGTGGCACGTGCCAACAGCCGTTTGCTGATCCATCGCATCCAGCGTGACTGGTGTGGGCTGGTGGATCTGATCCTGGATCCGCGGACCAAGGAACCGGCGCGGGTCGTGGCGCGCAAGGAGTTGCGTGAAAGCCTGACGGGCGTATCGCCGCTGTTCATCGACAAGCCGTTTTTCCTCAGTGAGGAACAAAGTCTGGTGGATTGCTGCCTATTGCCCATACTCTGGCGTTTGCCGATTCTGGGTATCGAACTGCCGCGGCCCGCCAAGCCGCTGCTTGATTATATGGAGCGCCAATTTGCGCGTGAGACTTTCCAGGCGAGTCTGTCTGGTGTTGAACGCGACATGCGCTAA
- a CDS encoding cytochrome c1, producing MKKLFAVLILAAMPVLSFAAEHGGPELEKVDIDVSDKAAMQDGARTFANYCMGCHSAKFQRYERVADDLGIPHELMLEKLVFTGAKLGDHMTIGMQPADAKTWFGAAPPDLTLVARVRGTDWLYGYLRSFYEDPARPWGVNNKVFPNVGMPNVLVGLQGRQVVGCKQVQVVEHGKKQYDPLTGTALTHEACDQLTIVPNSGTLTPEQFDEKVKNLVTFLAYSANPVKLQHQRIGTYVLLYLAFFFVFAYLLKREYWKDVH from the coding sequence ATGAAAAAGCTATTTGCTGTACTGATTCTTGCTGCCATGCCTGTCTTGTCCTTCGCGGCCGAACACGGTGGTCCAGAGCTGGAAAAAGTCGACATCGACGTTTCCGACAAAGCCGCCATGCAGGACGGCGCGCGTACGTTCGCCAACTACTGCATGGGTTGCCACAGTGCCAAGTTCCAGCGTTACGAGCGCGTGGCCGATGACCTGGGCATTCCCCATGAGCTGATGCTCGAGAAACTGGTGTTCACCGGCGCCAAGCTGGGCGACCACATGACCATCGGCATGCAGCCGGCAGATGCCAAGACCTGGTTCGGCGCTGCGCCGCCCGACCTGACCCTGGTTGCCCGTGTACGCGGTACCGACTGGCTCTATGGCTACCTGCGTTCGTTCTATGAGGATCCTGCGCGTCCGTGGGGCGTGAACAACAAGGTCTTCCCGAACGTCGGCATGCCGAACGTCCTGGTCGGCCTGCAGGGTCGTCAGGTGGTAGGCTGCAAGCAGGTGCAGGTCGTCGAGCACGGCAAGAAGCAATACGATCCGTTGACCGGTACCGCGCTGACTCACGAAGCCTGTGATCAATTGACCATCGTGCCGAACAGCGGAACCCTGACGCCTGAGCAATTCGACGAGAAGGTCAAGAACCTGGTGACCTTCCTGGCCTACTCGGCCAACCCGGTGAAGCTGCAACATCAGCGCATCGGTACGTATGTATTGCTGTACCTGGCGTTCTTCTTCGTATTCGCTTATCTGCTCAAGCGTGAATACTGGAAAGACGTACATTGA
- a CDS encoding phosphoheptose isomerase, whose protein sequence is MDMQSRIRQLFQASIDTKQQAMDVLAPYIEQASQVMVNALLNEGKMLSCGNGGSAGDAQHFSSELLNRFERERPSLPAIALTTDSSTITSIANDYSYNEIFSKQIRALGQPGDVLLAISTSGNSANIIQAIQAAHDREMIVVALTGRDGGGMASLLLPEDVEIRVPAKVTARIQEVHLLAIHCLCDLIDSQIFGSEE, encoded by the coding sequence ATGGACATGCAATCGCGAATTCGCCAGCTTTTTCAGGCCAGTATCGACACCAAGCAACAGGCGATGGACGTACTTGCACCCTACATCGAGCAAGCCAGCCAAGTGATGGTCAACGCCTTGCTCAACGAAGGCAAAATGCTTTCGTGTGGCAATGGCGGTTCCGCCGGCGACGCCCAGCACTTTTCGTCCGAACTGCTCAACCGCTTCGAACGCGAGCGTCCGAGCCTGCCGGCCATCGCGCTGACCACCGACAGCTCGACGATCACCTCGATCGCCAACGACTACAGCTACAACGAAATCTTCTCCAAACAGATCCGCGCCCTGGGCCAACCCGGCGATGTGCTGCTGGCGATTTCCACCAGCGGCAACTCGGCCAATATTATTCAGGCGATCCAGGCCGCACATGATCGCGAAATGATTGTCGTAGCATTGACCGGGCGTGACGGCGGCGGCATGGCCTCATTGCTATTGCCGGAAGATGTCGAGATCCGCGTACCGGCCAAAGTCACCGCACGTATCCAGGAAGTCCACCTGCTGGCGATTCACTGTCTCTGCGACTTGATCGACAGCCAAATATTCGGGAGTGAAGAATGA